In Bacillota bacterium LX-D, the genomic stretch TCGCGATGGACACCCTTGTCTTAGGCTAACGGTTGGCACTATCAACCCCCGTATCGGACTTTCACCGACGAGCAAGCGCCCATGCTGGGCGCACAAACAAATCCCATAGCTCTAGGCTATGGGATAAATAATACCAGGATTAGGAGGTAGTAAAATGTCTTTTTTAGGACGGGCAATGGCTAGTATTGGAATTGGATCTGCTAAAGTCGATACCTATATTTCAAATACACGTTTACGACCTGAAGAAAATTTAATTGGGCAGGTTAAAATAGTAGGAGGCAACATAGCCCAGCAAATTGCTAAGATTTATCTATACCTCATGACGCATTATTTTCGTGAGTCTAATGATACTAAAATCAAAGAAAATATTATCCTTGCTCAATTTGAATTAACTGACTCATTCCTACTTAACCCTAAAGAAAAACGAGAAATACCTTTTAGTTTCATAATACCCAAAGATACACCCGTAACTATCGGCAATTGCTCCGTTTGGGTACATACTGGTCTGGATATTAAAATGGGCATTGATCCTACAGATTATGATAAATTACATATTTTACCCCATAGATATACTGAAGTTATCCTGGAAGCATTAAATAATCTAGGTTTTATCTTAGTACAATGTGAAAATGAGTACAGTCGCCTTCCCGGCAAGAGATTGCCATTCGTACAAGAATTCGAGTTTAAACCCGGAGAGCTTTTCAAAGGACAGTTAGCTGAGTTAGAAGTTGTTTTTTTGCCCAATCAATATGGTATAGAACTAATTTTAGAAATTGATCGAAGTGCTAGAAGTCTAAAAGGATTACTTTTAGAAAGCTTGGATCTAAACGAAAGATTAATTAGAATTAAAATTCCGGACTCCGAACTAGAAAAAGGTAGCAACTTTATGGCAGATTATCTTAGCAAAACTATCAGCAGATATCTTTATTAAAATCTAAGGCAGTTGAATTAAATAAAAGTCTACTGCCTTTAGTTTAATGTTTTATAAAAGCTTGAATAATATTTCTGCAACATAAGCGCTTACAATACCGCCAAGTACTACAATAATCATGTTTTGCCGTAAGAGAATTAGAACACTGGCAATACACGCACCTATTACAGAAGTAGTTACATTACCAGTTGCCGTTAAGACTCCTGGAAAGAGAAGCCCTCCCAATGCTCCATAAGGCATATACTTTAAAAACGAGCGAACAAACTGACTAGGTTCCTTTTCCCGGTAAAATATAAATGGCAGTACTCTTGTTAAATATGTGGC encodes the following:
- a CDS encoding sporulation protein, yielding MSFLGRAMASIGIGSAKVDTYISNTRLRPEENLIGQVKIVGGNIAQQIAKIYLYLMTHYFRESNDTKIKENIILAQFELTDSFLLNPKEKREIPFSFIIPKDTPVTIGNCSVWVHTGLDIKMGIDPTDYDKLHILPHRYTEVILEALNNLGFILVQCENEYSRLPGKRLPFVQEFEFKPGELFKGQLAELEVVFLPNQYGIELILEIDRSARSLKGLLLESLDLNERLIRIKIPDSELEKGSNFMADYLSKTISRYLY
- a CDS encoding AzlD domain-containing protein produces the protein MNTLFIITILLGGLATYLTRVLPFIFYREKEPSQFVRSFLKYMPYGALGGLLFPGVLTATGNVTTSVIGACIASVLILLRQNMIIVVLGGIVSAYVAEILFKLL